CTCCCGTCACACATCAGATTTACTGTACTGAACTGACTGTACTGACTTCTTATGGATTATTGAAGAAAAATTCTATAATTTGAATATATCTGCAAAAGTTTCTGAACAAGGAAGTTTGTCTTTGGTGCTCCTTGTTACGGAGAGCTTGAATCAAACTCACACGGGCGTACCAGGAAGGATCAGGCAGAAAGCACATCAGAACCTGTTTGCCTCTCTAGACTCTCTGATGTGTTCATGGGACTGGTTACAAAAATCATACCATCTCAGCAGATTTAGCAGTATAAATGGTAAGCAGTTTTCATAACTGCCAAGTTCAACACATTTCTGTACGTGCTTAGTCTGGTCAAACCACCTCTGTGAGCCAGTCAGCTCTATTTGTTATAAAACTGAGGTATCAGACATGTAGCTTTAGGCTATGCTTTTATCAGATGGAGAGCATGGTATCAAAGAACATCTTGTTGTCTGCTGCAGTTTACTGTACATTCCACTGGTAACAGGGCTGTGCAGCTAACATAATGTGACCTGATTCTCTGACAGAGGTCTCtttttaaaggggcactccatcAATTTTGCAAATAAAGGTTAGCTTACTCATTGGGGTGAGTGTTATTCAGCCTTTGAAAActgtctctgtggctctggaggagttcctaaagtcagagaaaataaCACTGATCCATCATTAGGGTTACACTGAATGCCAAGCATTTTTCATGACCTAGAAAGTTTGTTTTGTCTCGTAGATCAGATCAGAAGTGAAGCCATCATAAGTGCAGGAATTTAGAAGCATGAATACATAGTGGTTTCTGTATGAAGACACCACCATAGTCAGGCTGTATTTCATGTAAATACTAAGAATACATATCCCAAAAagacatcatttttaaaaatagtaATACTGTAGCTTTTTTCATTGGAAGGACTGAGAAAATACTGATGACTGTCTGAGATACTAAAGGGTGAACTatcatgtgtttctgtgcaacCATATAAGTGAGTAATGAAAGGTAACTTTATTAGGGTTTAATGTGTGGTGGGTGTTCTGTTGCAACTGGGCTACAATTTCAGGCTTTAGGACCAGGAGGGGGAGGATTCCTCCCCCACTGCCCCTGGATACCATGGGCGGGACTGGCCTGGAAATAAGATTCCAGTGCAGAGATTTTCAAACTCTGTCAACTAGGCATGTCAACTCCTGCCACAGGCCTCATAGAATTCTGTTTCTGAGCATTAAATACATTAACTTCGCACAGAGCACATCAGTGCTGCGGAATACATATTCACGCAGTTTGAGGACAACCTGCTGAACTACTGAAAGAGCCAAATAAGGTAAGATAAAAGTAGTGGGAGTAAGGGGGGGAGGGAGAATATCCAGGCAGTGTTCAATGGGTGGGAAATGCCCAGGCATGTGAAAAGAGGCCACAAAGTCAGATCTGTGACATGCAGTGGAAGATTCCATTGTAGATTTAAACAGTGTGGCTCAGCCAAGTTGCTGGGTAGGTTttaagaaacaagaaaaaagtagaaaaaaatgcaaaagtatGTTGCACAAAATAAGAACTTGGTTGAAACTTCTGACCAGATTTCATCTGTGCTATGGAAcatttctctttcctttgtctACATATTAAACTGCTAATTAAACAATGTTTtccaaaacacattcattttattgAGCATACATACCTTAACAATGTCTCTTGTGCATTATAACTGCAAAAGAGAATTTCTCTCCATTCATTCTCAGTCTCAAGTTAAATGAACCATTCGTAGGTGACAGAGTCAAGTGGACTCGTTCTCTATAGTGAATTCTGGAAGTCTCAAATCTTTTGTGTTGCCAAGACATGAATgattcacaaacacaagctggcCAATATTTTGGCCTTGGGGTATCCTGCAGCTGCTTACGTGGCTGTTAAGTCTTGCCTTGAGATACTGGGAGAGATGTGATTTGAGTGCCATGGGCTCCCCCTGCTACTGTCCTTAAAAACTGCAGAAACCCTGAACATTTGGAAAAGAAGGTGAACAAGCTATTTCAAACtgagaccaaacaaacattaacCCAGGGAAGATTTTGTCTCTCTTCTTAGGTCAGTAGATTACATTAATGGCTGAtgtctgtcttcatgtctgCTCACAGGTTTTCACTGATCAGCATTACACCATGTGGGTAACAAACCTGCTAGCCCTGGTCCTCCTGGccacttcagcttcagctgccACCTCGGCTTCAGCAGACAAGGTCCTGAGTAACCATGCCACCATCCTGGCTGACAATAGCGCAAAATTGGCTTTCAGTCTCTACCAAAACATGGCTAAggaaaaagatgcagaaaacaTCCTCATTTCCCCTGTGGTAGTGGCCTCCTCTCTGGGTCTGGTAGCTCTTGGAGGCAAAGCTACCACTGCCTCTCAGGTGAAAACCATTCTGAATGTGGCTAAAGTTAAAGACGAGCAGCTGCACTCGGGTCTGGCTGAGCTCTTGACAGAGGTGAGCGACCAGAAGACCCGTAACGTCACCTGGAAGATTAGCAACCGTCTGTACGGACCCAGCTCTGTCACCTTTGTTGATGATTTTGTCAAGAGCAGCAAAAAGCACTATAACTGTGACCACTCCAAGATAAACTTCAGAGATAAGAAGAGCGCTGTGAACTCCATCAACGAGTGGGCGGCCAAGTCCACTGATGGCAAACTGCCTGAAGTCACCAAGGATGTAGAAAAGACTGATGGGGCAATGATCATCAATGCTATGTTTTTCAAACGTGAGTGTGTGTAGAACCTGTATATGTGCAGTTTTATTCCTTTAAATAATGTCAAAagtaattgatttttttttcctcacagctcaCTGGAATGAGCAGTTCCATCATAAGATGGTGGACAACCGTGGATTCATGGTGTCCCGAGGCTACACTATTTCAGTACAGATGATGCACCGCACAGGTAGGTGGAGGCAGTCCTGGTAGTGTGTTAAGAGGCTTATAGGTTTATATGCAATGCTAAATATTACTATAACATAGCGATGCAATAAACCTACCTTCTGTATATTAGAAGGAGAAACCCCTTGTTTCGgatttttaaatgatttctaaaatataaaatgGTTCACAGCATAAAGCTGAAGAGGTTCCTTAATGTGCGTCGTAAGAAGAGATTGCCAATCTGTAAtagatttcatttgtttgctcaGGTATCTATGACTTCTATAATGACAAAACCAATGAGCTGATCATCTTGAGCATGCCTTTGGCTCATAAAAAGTCCACTGTGGTGTTCATCATGCCCCACCAAGTGGAAACGCTGGCAAGACTGGAGAAGTTGCTGACCAAGAAGCAGCTGGATACGTGGATGGgcaagctgcagcagacagcagtagCCGTGTCTCTGCCCAAAGTCAGCATGGAAGTCAGTCACAACCTGCAGGTAACAGATGAGACTGAACATGTCTACACCCTCTTAACTTCTGCATCAACCCCTTCTTTTAACTGAATTCCACTATTTTCTGCTGCCCTTTAGAAAAACCTTGGGGAGTTGGGCCTGACAGAGGCTGTGGACAAATCCAAAGCTGACTTGTCCAACATCTCTGGGAAGAAGGACCTCTACCTGTCCAGTGTGTTCCATGCCTCTGCATTGGAATGGGACACTGATGGAAATGAAATTGACACCAGCATCTTTGGCACGGACAAGCTGAAAAACCCTAAACTGTTCTACGCTGACCACCCTTTCATCTTCCTGGTGAAGGACCAGAAGACAAACTCTATCCTGTTCATTGGCAGGATGGTCAGGCCAAAGGGtgacaagatgagagatgaaTTGTAACAGTGTGTTGACCTGTGCATCTCAAGATAAATACctggctgcgtgtgtgtatattttcTCCTGCAGTATGCTGAGAGAAGTGGGAAACGAAATGCACATTTGATATTGCAcatcacatgcaaacagcattCCACAATACACGACTGAAGAGATGTGTTTAAGCATTTGGTCCTGTGTTTTAGAGAGCAAACATTGTGCACACCCTTCATTTTTGTCTTAAAGACTATGTGATATCACTGTGGCTTTTTTGTTATGTATTAGCACATCATATTATGGACTGAACACTTACATTAAGTATGATTTCCCATGACTGAATCCTAAAATGTAAACGCACATAGCttaatggaggagagagaataCCTGTGAAACATTATCATGTGCCATGATTTCTGTTGTCAATCTTTGTAAAAGGTGTTCAACAGTCTTACTTTTGGAAAGACTTTATGATGCTTGTTGTTTAAGTTaagaatgcatttttttcttccatttgaCTGCCTTCAGTGGCTAATTACAACAGATAATTAAATAAGATGACACTGGCCTGATGTGTTGGAAACAGAGAGCGATTCAAATCAACTGATGTGTATCaggaaaaccaaacaaataagaataaaacccactgaagCCCCTGTTTATATATccattttctaaaaataaatgctATGTTATCccagtgcttgtgtgtgtttctttataaTTCCTCACTTTTACAGGTACCAAGCAGACCTTAGTGATGATTCAAGTGTCAGCAAATCAGAAGCTTTTACAGTTACTGGAGTTTTATGTCCTCCTTCACAAGCCACAACACGGatgtcaaaaaatgtgtttcagctgtttttatgagTAAGTGACTTTCTTAACATTGTCCTTAAATATTATTCTACATATAAATGACTCCTGTTGTTTAATAATGCTTGGAAAAATATCGTTCTCCTCAGTGTTTTATCATCAGAAGCCTCTTCATATATGGGGCCGTGGACTCCCCTGCAGGCCCTGTGAGGTGGAGTTtactttgtgtctctgtgattGTGCAGATGCTGGTTCTCATTTTGCTGGTCATCTGGAGAAAACCACAGAGCGCAACCAATGCTGCTTTCATGGTATGCCTCGTCTAGAAGGGTGAGTGGAGATTTTTTAAAGTGAGGTTGTATGAGGTACTTACCTatagtcagtgtattacctATAGTAGATGGCGGTCAGCAGGCCCACAGTTTGGAGAAGTACCTTGCTGTCAGACAACCCTTTCTGATGGGAAACCGAAGCCATTACATCCATCTATGCTCTTTTGAAAGCCACCACACTCCTTTGacaaaatcagtcattttaCCTTGCAGAGGACAGGAGTTGCTGTTCTGCTGCCTTGATCAGttaatttatttgtgtttttgtgtggcttttAAAGGGTTATTTCAGATTCACCAAATTtgacacagtaacacaaactAAGTGATCAAGGCAGCCGTAGAACAGCAACTCCATGTTCAGCAAAGTGAAGTTACAGTTTTTGTCAATGGAATCTGGTGACTTTCAAGTGAGCGATACAATGGCTTCAGCTTCCTATTGGACAGGACGGTCTGACGGACAtgtaaaatggtgaaaatattctaaatatagAGTACATTTCAACTGATCTGATCTTTTTTGAAAGTGGGCCTTTCTCTTAGGtttctaaaatgtgttttgcttctCCCCTGTATACAGCAGTACATTGCTTAGCTTCCAACATTGGTTCTCCTGCTGATTCTCCAAACTTCAGGAGTGCCAACCACCATCTACTGTAGCTAATACACTGATTATGGATCAGTACCACATACACATACTTTAAAAAACCCAGCCTATCCCTTTAACATATGAGACATACCATGAAAGCAGCCAGTGAAGAGCCATTACTGACATTGCAAACGTTGAACACTGAGTATAAGAAATCACTcctgacatttaaaaaagctAACCAGTGacatttcatatattttttacaACTGTCAAATGTATTTCTTTGCTTTGATATTGacatgtttctgctcttttgaaCAGGTTCCTTTTGTGCTATTGCTTCCCATTTTCAGCATCTTTGTCAATGTCTGTCAAATGGTTCAACTTGGATCAGACACATGGATCCACTATGCAGTGTGGATGGCAGTCGCTATGTGAACAATATCACTATAAAATACAGATTTTCATGATAACAAAATGTGCAATAAGCATCAAATAATGCAAGTTTGACTGTATGAGATGTAACTTTTCTTGTAACAGGTTTAatcatctgctttcattttggtGTTCGGCACAACGTGCAGAAACACCACCAGGCTCCAAAAATGACAAGGCTCAGCCATCATCCACAGCATCACCACCATTATGGAACAAAACTTTGAACCTGGACAAGAGATTAATGGGCCATTGATGACGGGACTGATTTACTGACATAAACATTCAGTGGGAGAATCATCATGCAAAGTTAAACAGTTGGTCAGTATGCATAAATCTCATGACAGTGTTTCTTTCATCAGTTcagaaagtttaaaaaaaacattacagtcacaacctctgacctctattttgttgttgttttctgtgaaacTGAATCTCTTGGaaggtgtttttcattttttaattaaaaaaatgcaatgaaCCACACTGGAATTATGCATTattactgtgttttcactggtgtgtgtgagattttACACAGCGTAGAATAATGCTCGTAAAATGCCACTAAGCATGTGTTTTATAACCTGGACTTTGAGTGCCAAAAGACATCATTTACATCAAACCTTGGTGTTAGGCTTACACCTGAGAAATTTGTTAAGgcccaaagatgcagaccagagacagagatatcaaaaataacacaatttattttaaacacaacGGTGAAACAGAAGacgcactcataaggagtggggAGAAACTAAGGAAGCTTCGACGAAACAGACGTATTCAAATTACAGGCAGATGATGATTTTCCTGAATAGAGTACCGATTTTAATACAATAACACTGTAATAATATTTGTGTTGATCTCTACAAAATAAGCAGCCATTTATGGAGGACACATACACCCAAAGTGCCAAAATAAACAACTGACACTTGACAGCTCACCTGtggacacagaaataaacagaaatttcAGCTGTAGTGAAGTAATCACTGactgacaacaaacaacagctcGGTCAAACCTCCACAGATACACGACGTCAGGTTCATTGTGCTTTGggcagtgaaaacatgaagagaaaatcaGATATTCataatttgacatttgaaatcATCATTACTTGCTGACACAGAACACATTACCTTGAATGATTGAGATGTGGCTCTTCAGGTGATCAGGGTACATTATCTGATCCATATAAAGTGGTACATAATGCAAAGAACGAGTAAGCAGTGAGAGTAAGAAGGAGTTCATAAACTTCAGCCAACAGACTTCAGCTTGGTCCATGGGTTTGTGCTGCACACCTGCAGGGGTGGATTGTTACGGACGGTGTAATTCACAGGTCGTCCAGTGGGGGTTCACAGTTTGTAAATGCAAAGTGTGCAGCCTCTTCCAATGTCTTTGACAATTCCCACATCAACCTCCaacatcagacacacaggaaacaaaatcaacacacagaAAGTTTTGAATGCTGCACCAGCTGGAGTTCATACTGACAAACAATAGCCCAAATCTGATGAAGCAGATAAGAGTGCTGCTGATCAGGGAGAAGAAAACCATCATTGGCAAAATCAATAATTTTAACTTGCAGAACACAGGAGTTGCTGGTCTTGTAGTTGACTTGAtagtttatttgtgttattaaCACCAACACTGGTACTGCATTTGAGTGCAACGTCACTCTATACCAAGGGTTCTCAAGCTTGTTACTCAAAagtctgcatctgatttttattcaaggtaagTGGTGCAGAACGATTggcaataacaaaataataattaatcaattaattaacaaCACATCTCTTCTGATTAGGCCAGCAGGTTAGTCCAGATTTGACTGAAAATGGGTGCTATGCTAAACAACAATAAACCTGTATGTTACGGTATAGCTGTAAACATAAATGTCGACTGAACTGCGTTAAAGGTTTTTATCCAGCCAACCAACAGCAATGACATCTGcattcttctgtttgtttgatgaCAGTGACCGCAGCATTTCCAAATTTTTCAAACAATGGACACAGTCACTCGAGCATGTTCAAACAGTCGCTTCCATTAACATTATGGATGCATACAGtcttggaatttcccctcgcagcACAATTAAAGAATATTGAATTGAACTCAACTCATGCTGAAACAGGTTTTGATTAATATTCAGGTTTGCTGATATGAAAGAGAATTAACATTAACTGTTGTTGTAAAGTTAACTTAAGCTGTGAAACATCTTAAACAAACGTTGagtttgcatgtgtttcatgGTGCTGGATGTTCGCCTCAGCAACTTGTCTAAAAGTTGCCATTGTTCAGAACATATCTTTTAACTTGTCATGGTTCAACCTTAATATTAAATCCAAGGATCTTCACTATTTTCTGCCCATCCTTTGCACTGCTTTCCAACACaa
Above is a window of Chaetodon auriga isolate fChaAug3 chromosome 15, fChaAug3.hap1, whole genome shotgun sequence DNA encoding:
- the serpinh1a gene encoding serpin H1a, producing the protein MWVTNLLALVLLATSASAATSASADKVLSNHATILADNSAKLAFSLYQNMAKEKDAENILISPVVVASSLGLVALGGKATTASQVKTILNVAKVKDEQLHSGLAELLTEVSDQKTRNVTWKISNRLYGPSSVTFVDDFVKSSKKHYNCDHSKINFRDKKSAVNSINEWAAKSTDGKLPEVTKDVEKTDGAMIINAMFFKPHWNEQFHHKMVDNRGFMVSRGYTISVQMMHRTGIYDFYNDKTNELIILSMPLAHKKSTVVFIMPHQVETLARLEKLLTKKQLDTWMGKLQQTAVAVSLPKVSMEVSHNLQKNLGELGLTEAVDKSKADLSNISGKKDLYLSSVFHASALEWDTDGNEIDTSIFGTDKLKNPKLFYADHPFIFLVKDQKTNSILFIGRMVRPKGDKMRDEL